GTACACGGGGCGCATGATGTCCGCGATGACGGTGTGGTCCAGCTCGTCGAGGTGCCGGAGCATGTCGCCGGTGTGCGCGATACCCACGATGTTGTCCGCGTTGTCCTGGTAGACCGGCACGCGCGAGTAGCCGTGTTCGGTGTTCACTTCCAGCAGGCGGCGCAGCGGCGAGGCGCCGTCCACCACGATCATGTCCATGCGGGGCGTCATGACCTCGCGGGTGGTGGTGTCGGACAGGTCGAACACGTTGTACACGAGTTCCTTCTCGCTGTCTTCCAGCACGCCTTCCTGGCTGGAGGCGCCCACGATCATGCGGATTTCCTCTTCCGAATACGCCGTGTGATGCCCGGCCACGCCGCGCAGCCCGAACAGGCGCACCACGCCGTTGCCCATGGCGTTCAGGCCCTTGATAGCGTACTGGAAGACGGCCGTGAAGATCAGCAGCGGCCGGATGACGATCAGGCTGACCTGCTCGCTGCGCTGCAAGGCCCAGCTTTTCGGCGCGAGTTCCCCGAACACGATGTGCAGGATGGTGCTGATCGCGAACGCCACCCCGAACGAGATGGCCGTGATCTGCGCCTCCGTGAACTGCCCTTCCGGGAACAGGGGGTGCAGCAGGTGCTCGATGGCGGGCTCGGCCACGAAGCCGATGGCGAGGCTGGCCATGGTGATGCCCAGCTGCGTCGCGGCGATGTACAGGTCGAGGTTCTGCAGGGCGCGCTGCGTGGCCTTGGCCGTGGCGTTGCCCTCGTCGGCCAGCTGGTCGATGCGGGTGCGGCGCACGCTGACCAGCGCGAACTCGGCCGCGACGAAAAAGCCGTTCATCAGCACGAGGAAGAACAGGGCGAGAATACCGAGAAGGTCATTCATGAATGGACGCGCTCCAAGTTTCGCGTCCCGGTCATCCGCGAGGCACGTGCTGCCCGCCCACGCCCGCTGGGGGTGGTGCGTCGGTGTCCGGTGGTGGTGTCGCCACAGCAAAAAGCCGCCCTGAGGCGGAATTCACCGGGCGTGTCGGAAGAGCCAGAACTGGGAGGCTCCATAGCAGAGCGGAGTGTAACACACCCGCCTGCCCCTCACCGGCAGTGTCCGCCGCGCGGTAACGCCCCTGCAAAAAGCGCGGGCGCGCTACGCTGAGGCGAATCACAGTCTCTTCAGCGGCGCGGCGTGCGCGCCTCGCCCCGTTCCCACCCTTCGCCGGAGGTTTCCATCATGACCCAGCACGTTCCTGCCAGCCTGCCCGACACGTACCGCGCCCTGCGCGTCGAGAAGACCGAGAGCGGCACCCACGCCAGCCTCCAGACCCTCCCGGCCACCGCGCTGCCCGACGGTGAGGTCGTCGTGCAGGTCACGCACTCCAGCCTGAACTACAAAGACGGCCTTGCCGTCTCCGGGCAGCCCGGCGTGCTGCGCTCGTACCCCATGACGCCCGGCATCGACCTTGCCGGTACGGTCCTGACCGACAGCACGGGCCGCTGGCAGACCGGGCAGGACGTGATCCTGACCGGCTGGGGCATCGGCGAGCGCCAGGACGGCGGGTACGCCACCCTGGCCCGCGTGAAGGCCGACTGGCTGGTCGCGCAGCCCGAAGGAACGGACGCCCACTGGGCCATGAGTGTCGGCACGGCCGGATTCACCGCCATGCTGGCCGTCATGGCCCTCGAGGAGCACGGCGTGACCCCCGGCGACGGCGAGGTCCTCGTGACCGGCGCGGCGGGCGGCGTGGGCAGCACCGCCGTGGCCCTGCTGGCCGCCGCCGGGCACACCGTGGTCGCCAGCACGGGCCGCGCGCAGGAGGAAGCGTACCTGCTGGGCCTGGGCGCCAGTCGCGTCATCGGCCGCGAGGAACTCCCGGCCCTGAAACGCCCGCTGGAGAAGGAACGCTGGGCAGGCGTGGTGGACAGCGTGGGCGGCGCGACCCTGGCCGGCGCGTACGCCTCCACCCGCGCCCACGGGTCGCTGGCCGTGTGCGGACTGGCGGGCGGCAGCGAACTGAACGCCAGCGTGTTCCCGCTGATCCTGCGCGGCGTGAACCTGCTGGGCATCGACAGCGTCACCTGCCCCGCCGCCCGCCGCGAGGCCGCCTGGGCACGCCTGGCCCGCGACCTGCAACCCGGCGCGCTGGCCGCCGTCACCCACACCCGCCCCCTGAGTGACCTGCCTGCCCTGGCCGGGCAGATCCTCGCCGGACAGGTGCGCGGCCGGACCGTCATCGACGTGAACGGCTGAGCCACGGCGCTGACGCAGGATGGGCGGCCCCGCGCAGGTGGGGCCGCCCATCAACCATCAACCATCAACCATCAACCATCAACCATCAACCATCAACCATCAACCATCAACCATCAACCATCAACCATCAACGGTCAGCGTGCCTGCATGTCCCCCAGGTCCACGCCCGGCTGCGTGTCCGAGAGCGTGAAGCTGCGTTCGTCGCGGCGTTCGCCGGTTTCGCCGTAGATGCCGTTGCCGTTCAGGTCCTCGCCCGCCACGGCGCGGTAGATGCCGTCGCCCAGCCACGCCTGGAAGCGGCCCAGGGTGTCCAGGGCGGGCTGGTAGGTGCGGCCGCGCGCGTCCTGCAGGCGCAGGCCATGGCCGCTGCTGACGGCGGGGGCGTTCAGGGCGGCGGCGGCGTTGATCAGGCCGTACCCGAACTGGTCGTCGCGTCCGGCGGCGCCGAGGTCCGTGGCGGTGGCGTTCAGGCGGGCCAGGGTGCCGGCGGCGTCGCTGGTGACGCCCTTGGAGAGCAGCAGCGCGGCCAGCGCGGCGACCTGCGGGCTGGCCTGACTGGTCCCGACTTCCAGTTCGTAGTTGGGTTCGTTCTTCTGGTAGTCCCAGCTGGTCGAGAGGATCATGTCGGGCATGGGTTTGCCGTTCAGGGCGGCGCCGTTGAAGGTGCCCTGCGTGTATGGGTCGGCCCCGCCGGGCGCGGCGAGCTGCACCTGCGGGTAGGCGTTACTGAACGTCGAGCGGACCGGGGCGCTGCCGCCGGAGAGGGTGACGCTGGCCACGGCGACCGCGCCGGGGCAGGCGGCGGGGTAGTAGGGGAGGGTGCCGTAGCCGTTCCCGGCGGCGGCCACCACGAGACTCCCGGCGGCCGTGGCGTCCTGCACGGCGTCGCACATTTCCTGGGCGTTGGCGGCGCTGGTGGCCCCGCCGAGGCTGAGGTTGATGACCTGCGCGGCGTGCGGGGTGCGGGTCATGACGCCGTTCACGCTGACGGGCAGCCCGGCGGCGTAGCGGATGGCGAGCGCCACGTCGGATTCGGTGGCGTTGCCGGTCGCGTCGATCACGCGTACGGGCAGGACCTTCACGTTGGCGGTGCGGGTCGCGCCGACCACGCCGGTCAGGCTGCACGCGGCGCAACTGGCGTCGTTCAGGCCCCAGCGGGCGGCGATGATGCCGGTCACGTGCGTGCCGTGACTGCCGGTGCTGCGGCCGGGAACGGCCGGGTCGGTGGGGTCGGTGTCGGGGCCGTCGCCGTCGCCGTTGCCGGTGCTGGTGATCAGGTCCATGGCGCCCTCGCCCGGCTGCCACAGTTGCCCTTTCAGGTCCGGGTGGTCGAAACGCACGCCGGTGTCGATCACGGCGACGGTCACGGCTTTGCTGTACGTGCCGCTTTCCATGTCGCGCCACACGGCGCCGTACCCGGTGAGCGGGTACGCCCATTGCAGGGGCGCGTACTGGTCGGTGGGCGTGACGGGCGCGGCGGTCGCCTGGGCGCGCAGGATCACGTCCGGCGTGACGGATTCCACGCTGGGGTCGGCGCGCAGGGCGGCCAGCGCGGCGGGCACGTCACTGACCTGCACGGCCACGCTGCGGCTGCTCAGCGGGCGGATGGCCTGCCCGGTCAGACCGGCGCTGCTCAGGGTGCGGGCGACCTGCCGGGTCACGGTCTGCCACTGCGCCTGCTGGGTCTGCTGCGCCTGCCGGGTGTCCGGCGTGCCCTGGATGCCCAGGGTGTCCGGGGTGGCCCGGTAGCGCACGATCACGCCTCGCGCCT
The genomic region above belongs to Deinococcus seoulensis and contains:
- a CDS encoding MDR family oxidoreductase; this encodes MTQHVPASLPDTYRALRVEKTESGTHASLQTLPATALPDGEVVVQVTHSSLNYKDGLAVSGQPGVLRSYPMTPGIDLAGTVLTDSTGRWQTGQDVILTGWGIGERQDGGYATLARVKADWLVAQPEGTDAHWAMSVGTAGFTAMLAVMALEEHGVTPGDGEVLVTGAAGGVGSTAVALLAAAGHTVVASTGRAQEEAYLLGLGASRVIGREELPALKRPLEKERWAGVVDSVGGATLAGAYASTRAHGSLAVCGLAGGSELNASVFPLILRGVNLLGIDSVTCPAARREAAWARLARDLQPGALAAVTHTRPLSDLPALAGQILAGQVRGRTVIDVNG
- a CDS encoding hemolysin family protein, with the translated sequence MNDLLGILALFFLVLMNGFFVAAEFALVSVRRTRIDQLADEGNATAKATQRALQNLDLYIAATQLGITMASLAIGFVAEPAIEHLLHPLFPEGQFTEAQITAISFGVAFAISTILHIVFGELAPKSWALQRSEQVSLIVIRPLLIFTAVFQYAIKGLNAMGNGVVRLFGLRGVAGHHTAYSEEEIRMIVGASSQEGVLEDSEKELVYNVFDLSDTTTREVMTPRMDMIVVDGASPLRRLLEVNTEHGYSRVPVYQDNADNIVGIAHTGDMLRHLDELDHTVIADIMRPVYFVPEGMKIKDLLAKMRDKKSHMSIVVDEFGGTTGLVTLEDALEEIVGEIYDETDEDELPLIEVISEGVYLMDASLTVGEVEEYLSSNLEDEEGEFDTLSGFMTNHFGDIPETGQSFVHEGWAFTVEDADQRRVTRVRVERAPHHDPLDPEEEPHE
- a CDS encoding S8 family serine peptidase encodes the protein MSRHPASALLGLLGLTLLSACDVTFTPDMNPPDTGTTPVPTTPTTLADRTVPLAQAASATLNVPFSGTWSAVSIPAWLRLSQQAGSGNVAFTVTADRSLVTPLAADQQTLSAPLTLSWSSGTGSAARSGTVTWTVTAAQYSVTGRVTAPAQAQGNDIGTAAPPARTDTAPEARGVIVRYRATPDTLGIQGTPDTRQAQQTQQAQWQTVTRQVARTLSSAGLTGQAIRPLSSRSVAVQVSDVPAALAALRADPSVESVTPDVILRAQATAAPVTPTDQYAPLQWAYPLTGYGAVWRDMESGTYSKAVTVAVIDTGVRFDHPDLKGQLWQPGEGAMDLITSTGNGDGDGPDTDPTDPAVPGRSTGSHGTHVTGIIAARWGLNDASCAACSLTGVVGATRTANVKVLPVRVIDATGNATESDVALAIRYAAGLPVSVNGVMTRTPHAAQVINLSLGGATSAANAQEMCDAVQDATAAGSLVVAAAGNGYGTLPYYPAACPGAVAVASVTLSGGSAPVRSTFSNAYPQVQLAAPGGADPYTQGTFNGAALNGKPMPDMILSTSWDYQKNEPNYELEVGTSQASPQVAALAALLLSKGVTSDAAGTLARLNATATDLGAAGRDDQFGYGLINAAAALNAPAVSSGHGLRLQDARGRTYQPALDTLGRFQAWLGDGIYRAVAGEDLNGNGIYGETGERRDERSFTLSDTQPGVDLGDMQAR